From Mesorhizobium sp. AR02, a single genomic window includes:
- a CDS encoding nuclear transport factor 2 family protein — protein MDQGKITELLDREAIRDCLYRYCRGIDRADEAALRSAYWLDAHDNHGAYCGSAEGFIRFALGVFQTGPRNIHQITNILIEFITPTEAAVESYFTALQRGPDKYGEVRQTLLCGRYCDLFQKREGEWRIAERTVVYDWLEEQIPAAIPEAERFGSRQPIGAPHPDDPVYALEKHRILLAIRPAEVPNGDKSYDDFAMAQRSR, from the coding sequence ATGGACCAGGGAAAAATTACCGAACTACTCGACCGTGAAGCGATCCGCGACTGCCTCTATCGGTACTGCCGCGGGATAGACCGCGCGGACGAGGCGGCGTTGCGCAGCGCGTACTGGCTCGATGCGCATGACAATCACGGCGCCTATTGCGGCTCGGCAGAGGGCTTCATCCGGTTTGCGCTCGGGGTCTTCCAGACCGGGCCTCGCAACATCCATCAGATCACGAACATCCTGATCGAATTCATCACCCCGACAGAAGCCGCGGTCGAGAGCTATTTCACCGCGCTGCAACGCGGACCGGACAAATACGGAGAAGTACGCCAGACGCTCCTCTGCGGCCGCTACTGCGATCTGTTTCAGAAAAGGGAAGGGGAGTGGCGGATTGCCGAACGGACGGTGGTCTACGATTGGCTCGAGGAGCAGATCCCAGCAGCGATCCCTGAGGCAGAACGGTTCGGGTCGCGGCAGCCTATCGGCGCACCTCATCCGGATGACCCAGTCTACGCGCTTGAGAAGCATCGCATCCTCCTCGCCATCAGGCCTGCAGAGGTTCCGAACGGAGACAAAAGCTATGATGATTTTGCAATGGCACAGCGATCCCGGTGA
- the nifS gene encoding cysteine desulfurase NifS, with the protein MRPVYLDNNATTRVDPEVVQTMLPFFRDRFGNPSSTHDFGASAFAAVNKARLQLQALIGAELDHEIIFTSGGTESDNAAILSALEVLPSRTEILISAVEHPAVLTLCTHLEKTRAVTVHRIPVDRQGRLDLDAYRAALSPRVAIVSIMWANNETGTIFPVGELAELAKEAGALFHTDAVQAVGKVPMDLKSTAIDMLSLSGHKLHGPKGIGALFVKRGVPFRSMIKGGHQEHDRRGGTENTPGIAGLGMAAQLALKFVDDATTRVKSLRDRLEDGILQRVPNTFVNGDPLERLPNTANIGFAHVEGDRIPLLLSRAGIACSSGSACTSGSLESSHVLRAMKTPHGSVRFSLARDNGEADIDRVLEVLPPIVEKVRGSPSPGPARRGNEDHQSGLGQSGSRIDFLS; encoded by the coding sequence ATGAGACCTGTCTATCTCGACAACAACGCCACGACACGGGTCGATCCTGAGGTCGTTCAAACGATGTTGCCGTTCTTTAGGGATCGATTCGGCAACCCTTCGTCGACGCATGATTTCGGCGCCTCGGCCTTTGCGGCGGTGAATAAGGCGCGCCTGCAGCTGCAAGCGCTGATCGGCGCCGAGCTCGACCATGAGATCATCTTCACATCGGGCGGGACGGAAAGCGACAATGCAGCGATTCTTTCGGCGCTGGAGGTGTTGCCCAGCCGGACAGAGATCCTGATTTCCGCGGTCGAGCATCCTGCGGTGCTGACACTCTGCACGCATCTTGAGAAGACGCGGGCCGTCACGGTGCACAGGATCCCGGTGGATCGCCAGGGCCGGCTCGACCTCGACGCCTACAGGGCCGCCCTGAGCCCACGCGTGGCAATCGTCTCGATCATGTGGGCAAACAACGAGACCGGCACGATCTTCCCTGTTGGCGAGCTTGCTGAGTTGGCCAAGGAAGCCGGCGCCCTCTTCCATACTGATGCTGTGCAGGCGGTCGGCAAAGTTCCCATGGACCTGAAATCGACCGCAATCGACATGCTGTCGCTGTCCGGCCACAAGCTGCATGGCCCGAAAGGGATTGGAGCGCTTTTTGTAAAACGTGGCGTGCCCTTCCGCTCGATGATCAAAGGCGGGCACCAAGAGCACGATCGGCGTGGGGGCACCGAGAATACGCCTGGCATAGCCGGGCTGGGCATGGCGGCCCAACTCGCCTTGAAATTCGTGGACGACGCGACCACACGGGTAAAGTCGCTGCGCGACCGCCTTGAAGACGGGATACTCCAGCGCGTCCCGAACACCTTCGTCAATGGCGATCCGCTGGAGCGGTTGCCAAACACCGCAAACATTGGCTTTGCACATGTCGAAGGCGATAGAATCCCACTTCTCCTCAGCCGCGCCGGAATTGCGTGTTCCTCCGGCTCCGCGTGCACCTCCGGCTCATTGGAATCGAGCCACGTTCTGAGGGCCATGAAAACGCCGCACGGCTCAGTCCGCTTCTCCCTCGCGCGCGACAACGGCGAAGCGGACATCGACCGAGTGCTCGAGGTCTTGCCGCCGATCGTGGAGAAGGTGCGTGGCTCACCCAGTCCTGGGCCGGCGAGGCGAGGTAATGAAGATCATCAATCGGGTCTAGGCCAGAGCGGCAGCAGAATAGACTTCCTTTCATGA
- the nifW gene encoding nitrogenase stabilizing/protective protein NifW encodes MTCSADGHTVDVTDILARLKGLSAAEEFFAVLGASYDPKVLNVSRLHIMKRVGEYLAEEDFSGLPDQVIAARVRTKLERAYEDFAASSPLTHRVFKVLKDHDPNKPAMPGRTFVPFDAALKRFEKE; translated from the coding sequence ATGACTTGTTCTGCTGATGGCCATACCGTCGACGTGACGGACATTCTCGCGCGACTGAAGGGCCTTTCGGCTGCGGAGGAGTTCTTCGCGGTCCTTGGCGCTTCCTATGACCCGAAGGTGCTCAACGTCTCACGGCTCCATATTATGAAGCGCGTGGGGGAATACCTTGCCGAAGAAGATTTCTCCGGTCTGCCTGACCAGGTGATCGCCGCGCGGGTGCGCACCAAGCTGGAACGGGCCTACGAGGACTTCGCTGCTTCCTCGCCGCTCACGCACCGTGTCTTTAAGGTGCTTAAGGACCACGATCCGAACAAACCTGCCATGCCGGGCCGCACCTTCGTCCCGTTCGACGCCGCATTGAAGCGGTTCGAAAAGGAATGA
- the nifV gene encoding homocitrate synthase: protein MNRDVFLNDTTMRDGEQAPGVSFTIAEKLELAESLAAAGIPEIEIGTPSMGGDEIETIRAAVARSLPVRLTAWCRMTSRDLEAAIESGVTAVNLSLPASDIQLAAKLGLDQGAALQIIAQMVGRAAAHGFFVAVGCEDASRADRDHLARVIETAARAGASRVRLADTVGVLDPFSTFEIVAQLAALSPIDLEFHAHNDLGLAVANTLAAIRAGARHASVTVLGLGERAGNAALEEVATAMAVLDGADTGIELTALPDLAAQVAWAACRQTAAMKPIVGADVFSHESGIHVAGLLKDPRTYQGLDPALVGRCRRIVIGKHSGATAIAYVLGDSGRDLDPDLAAAMVARVRRKATETKSTVTATQLVELYDTLRSEAAGRDLESSRWRCHSSSTISSGLVAARGGVKPLG from the coding sequence ATGAACCGTGATGTCTTCCTCAACGATACCACCATGCGCGATGGCGAGCAGGCACCCGGCGTCTCCTTCACCATTGCGGAAAAGCTGGAGCTCGCCGAGTCTCTCGCGGCAGCCGGCATCCCAGAGATCGAGATCGGCACGCCGAGCATGGGCGGCGACGAGATCGAAACAATTCGCGCCGCGGTCGCCAGGAGTCTCCCGGTGCGGCTCACGGCCTGGTGCCGGATGACGTCGCGGGATCTCGAGGCGGCGATCGAGAGCGGCGTCACCGCCGTCAATCTGTCGCTGCCTGCATCGGACATCCAATTGGCGGCCAAACTCGGCCTCGATCAGGGGGCAGCGCTCCAGATCATCGCGCAGATGGTCGGGCGCGCAGCCGCCCACGGCTTTTTCGTTGCCGTCGGCTGCGAGGATGCCTCGCGAGCCGATCGGGATCATCTGGCCCGCGTCATTGAGACGGCCGCGCGCGCCGGCGCAAGCCGCGTCAGGCTGGCCGATACGGTCGGCGTTCTCGACCCTTTTTCGACCTTCGAGATTGTCGCTCAGCTCGCGGCGCTGTCTCCCATCGACCTCGAATTCCATGCACACAACGATCTCGGCCTTGCGGTCGCCAACACGCTGGCAGCAATCCGCGCCGGCGCCCGTCATGCCTCCGTCACCGTCCTGGGGCTCGGAGAGCGGGCGGGCAATGCCGCGCTGGAAGAGGTGGCCACCGCGATGGCCGTTCTCGACGGCGCGGATACAGGCATCGAGCTGACCGCATTGCCGGACCTCGCCGCCCAGGTGGCTTGGGCCGCCTGCCGGCAGACCGCGGCCATGAAGCCGATCGTCGGCGCCGATGTTTTCAGCCACGAGTCCGGCATTCACGTCGCGGGGCTGCTGAAGGACCCGCGTACCTATCAGGGGCTCGATCCGGCTCTCGTGGGCCGCTGCCGGCGAATCGTCATTGGCAAGCATTCCGGTGCGACCGCGATCGCCTATGTGCTGGGCGATAGTGGCCGCGATCTCGACCCGGATCTGGCAGCCGCGATGGTTGCCCGCGTCCGCCGCAAGGCGACCGAGACCAAATCGACTGTCACCGCAACTCAACTGGTCGAGCTCTACGACACACTGCGCAGCGAGGCAGCCGGCCGAGACTTGGAATCGAGTAGGTGGCGATGTCATTCATCCTCGACCATTTCCTCCGGATTGGTAGCCGCGCGGGGCGGCGTAAAGCCGCTCGGCTAG
- a CDS encoding hemin-degrading factor produces MEQREKPSPDQIRRAQEDSPKIREHDLAAKLSISEAELVAAHCGSGAARIEPRVNDLLIGLEAVGEVRAVTRNQSAVHEKIGLYNKVVTGNHHAMVLGDDINLRIFPKGWAHGFAVEKRDDGNIRRSLQFFDAAGAAVHQVDVRPASNLYAYQKLVAELASSNQEPILWVKANGADSDAEVPDQAAMVTELREHWSRLTDVHQFFDMLKTLKLSRCRALRMVGQDYAWQLDNAAVGAMFQCASEDEMPIMCFVGNRGCIQIHSGPIKSVKPIGPRINVLDETFRLHLSTHHIREVWAVRKPTRDGHLTSLEAYGADGRMIIQFFGERREGECERGDWRLLAETLPRIPTPTDRVR; encoded by the coding sequence ATGGAGCAGCGCGAGAAACCCTCTCCGGACCAAATCCGGCGGGCACAGGAAGACAGTCCGAAAATCCGCGAGCATGATCTCGCCGCCAAATTGAGCATTTCGGAAGCGGAGCTGGTCGCGGCGCATTGCGGTTCCGGCGCGGCGCGCATCGAGCCGCGCGTCAATGATCTGCTGATAGGCCTCGAAGCCGTGGGCGAGGTAAGGGCGGTGACCCGAAATCAAAGTGCCGTGCACGAGAAGATTGGCTTGTACAACAAGGTCGTAACCGGCAACCACCATGCCATGGTTCTCGGCGACGACATCAACCTGCGCATCTTCCCGAAGGGTTGGGCGCATGGCTTTGCCGTTGAAAAGCGCGACGACGGCAACATCCGCCGCAGCCTGCAATTCTTCGACGCCGCCGGCGCAGCAGTGCATCAGGTGGATGTCAGGCCGGCCTCCAACCTCTACGCCTATCAAAAGCTGGTGGCGGAGCTCGCATCCTCGAACCAGGAGCCGATCTTGTGGGTTAAGGCAAACGGAGCCGACTCTGACGCAGAGGTTCCGGACCAAGCCGCCATGGTCACGGAGCTGCGCGAGCACTGGAGCCGGCTGACCGACGTGCATCAGTTCTTCGACATGCTGAAGACGCTGAAGCTCAGTCGCTGCCGGGCGCTGCGCATGGTTGGCCAGGATTACGCCTGGCAACTCGACAATGCCGCCGTTGGCGCCATGTTCCAATGCGCGAGCGAAGACGAGATGCCGATCATGTGCTTCGTCGGCAATCGTGGCTGCATCCAGATCCATTCCGGCCCGATCAAGTCGGTCAAGCCCATCGGGCCGCGGATCAATGTGCTGGACGAAACCTTCCGCCTGCATCTCTCAACCCACCACATCCGCGAGGTTTGGGCCGTGCGCAAGCCGACCAGGGACGGTCACCTCACCTCACTCGAAGCCTATGGCGCCGACGGCAGAATGATCATCCAGTTCTTCGGCGAACGCCGCGAAGGCGAATGCGAGCGCGGCGACTGGCGGCTCCTAGCCGAGACCCTGCCGCGTATTCCAACCCCGACGGACCGCGTGAGGTAA
- a CDS encoding type II toxin-antitoxin system VapC family toxin, whose protein sequence is MSEFDVEAALRSLRGFPTKTLARRPDDQLPFVNEGELGGQALLLDTCVYIDRLQGKAPALVKQIMDGRHNNHSGICIQELAHTLGVLKPDDPRTGGVHKAVSEVIRSMPGHRILTPDADVLGRAAVLNGVLCRLQGYQDDQKLRCLHDCTLYLQASKSGLVLLTRNIADYDFCRQLIPGGKVLFYR, encoded by the coding sequence GTGTCAGAATTTGATGTTGAAGCAGCCCTTCGCTCGCTTCGTGGCTTTCCAACCAAAACACTTGCTCGCCGACCTGATGATCAGCTGCCCTTCGTGAACGAGGGCGAGCTCGGCGGGCAAGCGCTATTGCTCGACACCTGTGTGTACATCGACAGGCTCCAAGGCAAAGCGCCTGCGTTGGTGAAGCAGATTATGGATGGTCGGCACAACAACCATTCAGGCATCTGCATCCAGGAGTTGGCCCACACGCTTGGTGTCCTGAAGCCCGACGATCCCCGCACCGGGGGCGTGCATAAGGCTGTGTCCGAGGTAATCCGATCCATGCCCGGACACCGGATCCTAACGCCCGATGCCGACGTCCTCGGCCGCGCTGCTGTTCTGAATGGCGTGCTCTGTCGCCTGCAGGGCTACCAGGATGACCAGAAGCTGCGCTGCCTGCATGACTGCACTCTGTATCTGCAGGCATCGAAATCGGGGCTTGTCCTGTTGACTCGGAACATCGCCGACTACGACTTCTGCCGACAACTCATTCCTGGGGGCAAAGTGCTTTTCTACAGGTAG
- a CDS encoding MFS transporter, protein MTESATGFLEAVPHDPKKPDERSRPAWGAVISLALGTFGLVTAEFLPASVLTPLARDLGITEGAAGQTMTATAIAAAISAPTMAIITKRLDRRIVLWAMMLLQILSNLLAEVAWSLPVFLAARVVFGIALGGFWSISASVAMRLVPNHLLPRAMSIILTGVSVAVVCAPPIGAYVSDIWGWREPFMITAVVNAVTLLVQLVTMPTLPPVEMAGFRSLLDVAKKPTIKVALLVIVLVASGHFASFTYIRAVLERIPALDSKTIPLVLLASGIGGIFGNLAGAFLAQHSLKAVAALPSLLMAIAAISLLMLGASAWASAIAIVVWSFAFGAVPVGLQTWMVLRAVPGQAESAGVLTAATFQVAIAAGAIFGGLLVKYAGVHSVFAYSAVATFLAALTVFLLGPKRAT, encoded by the coding sequence ATGACCGAATCCGCGACAGGCTTCCTGGAGGCTGTTCCGCACGACCCAAAAAAGCCAGATGAACGGTCGCGTCCCGCATGGGGTGCGGTCATTTCGCTTGCCTTGGGCACCTTCGGGCTGGTGACGGCAGAGTTTCTGCCGGCCAGCGTGCTGACGCCGCTCGCGCGCGATCTCGGTATCACCGAGGGTGCGGCTGGACAGACGATGACAGCGACCGCGATTGCTGCGGCGATCTCGGCGCCGACGATGGCCATCATCACAAAGCGCCTGGACCGCAGGATCGTACTGTGGGCGATGATGCTGCTGCAGATCCTGTCCAACCTTCTGGCGGAAGTCGCGTGGTCGCTGCCGGTTTTCCTGGCGGCGCGCGTCGTGTTCGGCATTGCGCTCGGAGGCTTCTGGTCGATTTCGGCATCGGTGGCGATGCGGCTCGTTCCAAATCACCTTCTGCCGCGCGCCATGTCAATCATCCTCACCGGCGTTTCGGTCGCTGTCGTATGCGCGCCTCCAATCGGCGCCTATGTCAGCGACATCTGGGGATGGCGAGAGCCCTTCATGATCACCGCGGTCGTTAATGCCGTTACACTGCTGGTGCAACTCGTAACGATGCCGACGCTGCCTCCGGTTGAAATGGCTGGATTCCGAAGTCTGCTGGATGTGGCCAAAAAGCCGACCATCAAGGTCGCCCTTTTAGTCATAGTCCTGGTCGCTTCTGGGCACTTTGCCAGCTTCACCTACATCCGCGCCGTCCTTGAGAGGATTCCCGCGCTCGATAGCAAGACAATCCCGCTGGTATTGCTCGCTTCTGGCATAGGCGGCATCTTCGGCAATTTAGCTGGCGCATTCCTGGCCCAACACAGCCTCAAGGCAGTCGCGGCCCTGCCATCCCTGCTCATGGCGATAGCCGCTATCTCGTTGCTGATGCTGGGAGCATCGGCCTGGGCCTCGGCGATTGCGATTGTCGTATGGAGCTTTGCCTTCGGTGCGGTGCCGGTGGGATTACAGACGTGGATGGTGCTGCGCGCCGTTCCCGGGCAGGCCGAAAGCGCCGGTGTGCTGACGGCCGCAACGTTCCAAGTGGCCATCGCGGCGGGCGCGATTTTCGGCGGACTACTGGTGAAATATGCCGGCGTTCACAGTGTCTTTGCCTACAGCGCGGTTGCCACGTTCCTCGCCGCCCTCACAGTTTTCCTGCTTGGCCCGAAGCGCGCAACCTAG
- a CDS encoding ferredoxin: MRIIVHKPKCQGHARCSAQAPDIFKLDEEGYILPGDIEVAEGKHLLASRGTRSCPERALELDATPAARAESDVIQPRGRRV, translated from the coding sequence ATGCGCATCATCGTCCATAAACCCAAATGCCAGGGTCACGCGCGATGCTCGGCGCAAGCGCCCGATATCTTCAAGCTCGATGAGGAGGGCTACATCCTGCCTGGTGACATTGAGGTTGCGGAGGGGAAGCACCTACTTGCGTCACGAGGCACTCGATCTTGCCCCGAACGTGCACTGGAACTCGACGCTACACCCGCTGCGCGGGCTGAATCGGATGTCATTCAACCGAGAGGCCGGCGGGTTTGA
- a CDS encoding cytochrome P450: protein MAINWVPDHIPPEMVRDFSLFTSPGMLPAPNGDPHAAVACVHAGPPIFYSPYNTRDGRGTWVITRASDQRRVLQDAETFSSHRSIFASALGENWPMIPLELDPPAHGVFRSLLNPLLSPKRAMVLEPAIRERAVALIDRIAAAGTSCDVMKEFAFPFTVNIFLRFLGLPDHRLDTFVGWAKDLIHGDHLKRPAAAQTIVAFIDELATKRRKDPVDDFMTFIVQAQVEGRQLSDVEVRGIGVLVFVAGLDTVAAAIGFDLAYLARNLKDQELLRSEPDRIALAAEELLRAYPTVQMIRVATKDIDFEGAPIRKGDYVSCATMIANRDPAEFECPNTIDLARENNRHAAFGYGPHRCLGSHLARREIVIGLEEWLARIPAFRIKKGTAPITSGGHVFGIKNLILHWS, encoded by the coding sequence ATGGCGATTAACTGGGTTCCAGATCACATCCCGCCCGAAATGGTGAGGGACTTCAGCCTGTTTACGTCGCCAGGCATGCTGCCGGCGCCCAACGGGGACCCGCACGCAGCGGTCGCTTGCGTCCATGCCGGGCCGCCGATCTTCTATTCTCCCTACAACACGCGCGATGGCCGCGGCACCTGGGTCATCACTCGCGCCAGCGACCAGCGCCGGGTGCTGCAGGACGCTGAAACCTTTTCGAGCCATCGCAGCATCTTCGCATCCGCGCTGGGCGAAAACTGGCCGATGATCCCGCTCGAACTTGACCCACCGGCCCATGGCGTTTTTCGCTCACTGCTCAATCCGCTGCTTTCGCCAAAGCGGGCCATGGTATTGGAGCCGGCTATCCGCGAGCGAGCGGTCGCGCTGATCGATAGGATTGCCGCAGCGGGCACAAGCTGCGACGTCATGAAGGAGTTCGCCTTTCCTTTCACGGTCAACATCTTCCTTCGCTTTCTAGGGTTGCCGGATCACCGGCTCGATACATTTGTCGGCTGGGCGAAAGATCTCATCCACGGCGACCATCTGAAACGACCGGCCGCTGCCCAGACAATTGTTGCCTTTATCGACGAGCTTGCGACCAAGCGCCGCAAGGACCCGGTCGACGATTTTATGACCTTCATCGTGCAGGCACAGGTCGAGGGCCGCCAGCTAAGCGACGTGGAAGTCCGTGGCATCGGCGTGCTTGTGTTCGTCGCGGGGCTCGATACGGTGGCAGCTGCTATAGGCTTTGACTTGGCGTATCTCGCCCGCAACCTCAAAGATCAGGAACTGCTGCGGAGCGAACCGGACCGGATCGCGCTCGCAGCTGAAGAATTGCTGCGCGCCTATCCGACCGTTCAGATGATCCGAGTGGCAACCAAGGACATCGACTTCGAAGGCGCGCCGATCCGTAAGGGGGATTACGTTTCCTGCGCCACGATGATTGCCAATCGTGACCCGGCAGAATTCGAATGCCCCAACACGATCGATCTGGCGCGAGAGAACAACCGCCACGCCGCCTTTGGCTATGGTCCCCACCGCTGTCTTGGCTCACACCTTGCCCGGCGAGAGATTGTCATTGGCCTGGAGGAGTGGCTGGCGCGCATTCCGGCCTTCCGGATCAAGAAAGGTACGGCACCCATCACCTCTGGCGGCCATGTATTCGGGATCAAAAATCTGATCCTGCACTGGTCCTGA
- a CDS encoding iron-sulfur cluster assembly accessory protein → MITLTHTAVAAVKTVLSRASEPAEGFRIMVQTGGCAGFKYSMGPESVLREGDAIIEADGVKVFVDVGSQPHVAGMTVDFVTGLESSGFVFDNPNAREKCACGKSFG, encoded by the coding sequence ATGATTACGCTCACCCACACCGCAGTTGCTGCCGTCAAGACCGTCCTTTCCCGCGCCAGCGAGCCGGCGGAAGGCTTTCGTATCATGGTCCAGACCGGCGGCTGCGCCGGCTTCAAATACTCGATGGGCCCCGAGAGCGTCTTGCGCGAGGGCGATGCGATCATTGAGGCAGATGGGGTCAAGGTATTCGTGGACGTAGGGTCTCAACCCCATGTAGCAGGCATGACCGTCGACTTTGTCACGGGGTTGGAGTCCTCCGGCTTCGTCTTCGATAATCCAAACGCGCGGGAGAAGTGCGCTTGCGGCAAGTCCTTCGGCTGA